In a genomic window of Streptomyces roseoviridis:
- a CDS encoding LppU/SCO3897 family protein, with the protein MTTPQPSDPFAAPAPGTPEQAPAPEKKKGGVLKAVGGIVVAIAVILFWRIGLPELTGTAPVHAEVGECVTVTGPDDKPKVDTQDCSSGKADLFKVAQVHEGTYDLQKCDRNKYAALAQQLDYDQFVLCLEEVAAK; encoded by the coding sequence ATGACCACGCCCCAGCCGTCCGACCCGTTCGCCGCTCCCGCCCCGGGCACCCCCGAGCAGGCTCCCGCCCCGGAGAAGAAGAAGGGCGGCGTGCTGAAGGCGGTCGGTGGCATTGTCGTGGCCATCGCGGTCATCCTCTTCTGGCGCATCGGCCTGCCGGAGCTCACGGGCACCGCCCCCGTCCACGCCGAGGTCGGCGAGTGCGTGACCGTGACCGGCCCCGACGACAAGCCGAAGGTCGACACCCAGGACTGCTCCTCGGGCAAGGCCGACCTGTTCAAGGTCGCCCAGGTGCACGAGGGCACCTACGACCTCCAGAAGTGCGACCGCAACAAGTACGCGGCGCTCGCGCAGCAGCTGGACTACGACCAGTTCGTGCTCTGCCTCGAAGAGGTCGCGGCGAAGTAG